A region from the Thermodesulfobacteriota bacterium genome encodes:
- a CDS encoding type II toxin-antitoxin system VapC family toxin: MNIVDSSGWLAYFADEPNAKHFIIPLKDTASLVVPVVTIYEVFKVVLRESSENEALQAVAAMQKGTVVDLTVEVAIVASKLSLQHQLPMADSIILATSRVFNAKIWTQDSDFKNISGVKYFPKK, encoded by the coding sequence ATGAATATCGTCGATTCCTCCGGCTGGCTCGCATACTTCGCAGACGAACCGAATGCAAAACACTTCATAATTCCCTTAAAAGATACGGCCTCGCTTGTCGTCCCGGTAGTAACGATCTATGAAGTCTTTAAGGTTGTTCTTCGGGAATCCAGCGAGAATGAAGCGCTTCAAGCGGTTGCTGCCATGCAAAAAGGTACAGTTGTGGATTTAACAGTCGAGGTGGCAATTGTTGCCTCAAAACTCAGCCTACAACATCAGTTGCCGATGGCAGACAGTATTATCCTCGCAACATCGCGGGTATTCAATGCCAAAATCTGGACTCAAGATTCAGATTTCAAGAATATTTCCGGGGTGAAGTACTTT